The window GTGATTGATCAACAATGGAAGGGCACTGTTAAGCCAGGTAAACTCGGAGATATGGCGCCAACTATTCTGCATATGATGGATTTACCCATTCCTAAAGAAATGACCGGATCAATCCTAACTGCATGAATAAAGCCGAACTGATACAATTACTGGAGACCAACCACCAAGCATTCATTCAATTGATGGAAAGCTTGTCTGCAGCTGATTTTGAGAAACAGGTTGCAGGCAAATGGACACCCGGTCAGCAGTTGGAACATATTCTCAGAAGTGTTTCGCCTGTGAGCCTGGCTTTGAGCCTACCCGGATTCTTTTTGAGACTAGTATTCGGGAAGGCCAACAGACCATCACGTAGCTATGAAGAACTGGTAGCCAAGTACCATGCAGCACTCAGTAAGGGTGGGCGCGCAAGCGGCAGGTTTGATGTAAAAAAACAGGTACCTGTTGCGCACAGAAATAGTTTGTTGACTGCTTTGCGAAGAACCGTCTTGCAGTTAACCAGACTCAGCACACAGCTATCAGATGCCGAGCTGGACAAATACATCTTACCACATCCGCTCCTTGGTAAACTAACGCTGCGTGAAATGTTGTATTTTACGGCATACCATGTACTGCATCATCAGTGTTCAGTACAAGAAATTGTCTCAACCCAAACCGAAACAGCATGAAACCATTCTTAAAAAAAGCTGGTATTGCATTATTGATCGTATTGGCCATTATACAGTTTTTCCGTCCTGAAAAAAATGTATCTGCTCAACCCAGTGACCAGCATATCAGCAAAGTACAACCTGTACCTGCTGACGTGGATGCCATTCTGAAAAAAGCCTGTAACGATTGTCATAGTAACAATACGGTTTATCCATGGTATAATAATATTCAACCTGTAGCTTGGTGGTTGAATGATCATGTGCAGGATGGTAAAAAGCATTTGAACTTTGATGTGTACAGCAGCTATAACCTGCGCAGACAATTCCACAAAATG is drawn from Chitinophagales bacterium and contains these coding sequences:
- a CDS encoding DinB family protein; the encoded protein is MNKAELIQLLETNHQAFIQLMESLSAADFEKQVAGKWTPGQQLEHILRSVSPVSLALSLPGFFLRLVFGKANRPSRSYEELVAKYHAALSKGGRASGRFDVKKQVPVAHRNSLLTALRRTVLQLTRLSTQLSDAELDKYILPHPLLGKLTLREMLYFTAYHVLHHQCSVQEIVSTQTETA
- a CDS encoding heme-binding domain-containing protein is translated as MKPFLKKAGIALLIVLAIIQFFRPEKNVSAQPSDQHISKVQPVPADVDAILKKACNDCHSNNTVYPWYNNIQPVAWWLNDHVQDGKKHLNFDVYSSYNLRRQFHKMEEIEEQVKEGEMPMQSYTWIHSDAKLTEAEKNTLINWSIAFRDTMKAHYPIDSLIRPKK